Sequence from the Psilocybe cubensis strain MGC-MH-2018 chromosome 10, whole genome shotgun sequence genome:
GCTGATCCTCCTTGGGCAAAGGAATGCGTTCCTCTTCAATGATGGCATCGAACATCATTTCGGAGCCTTCCTCATGGCTCCATCTGCTGCCTTTCCTGGTATGTTGTACGTTTAGAAGAATAAAAAACTGATCAATGATAAAAAGACGACATACAAAACAGATGGCATAAACAGACCATCCCAGAGGTGGCTCCAAGGCCCATGACCGAGGTCATGGCAAAGTCCAGCGATTTCCACACAATTAACATCGCGGTCCGTTATGGATAATTCAGGTTGTGTTCTCTTCAGGTGCGAAGCCATTTTTCGTGCAAGACGAGAAACACCTGCGAAAATACTGATTAATAGCGAAAAATCAAGAGGAAATTTAGCCCACCTAACGAATGATCGAATCTACTGTATGAGGTTTGCGGCCAACCGGCATAGTCTGTTGCCCCAAGCTGCTTGATATATTGCAACCGCCGAAACTGTCTCCTATGCATTAAATGTTAAATGTTATATGAGATCGAGAAACCTAGGAAGAGATATTTGAATAAAGTAAACTCACGAGTCAACAAACCTCTTGATCATGGTAGTATAAGAAAGCAATGACGACTTGCGAACAACGGCCACCTTCAATTTGCCGATTCGCAAGGTTCTGCGGAGAATAGAGCGGAGACGTAAAATGAATATCAACGAATTGACAATTATAATATTTATGGATCAACAGGTTGCATAATAAGCGTTTTCATTGGACAAATAAGAAAAATGGCTATGACGTTCCCTGAAATATAGACGAGTTTTAGTGGTAGGCCCCCTCTCGATTTGAGAGGCAGGTTTTAGGAGAGCCTGGCAGATGGCGTGATGGCCGATACTTCACGTGCGTCGGAGTCTCGGAGAAAGTTAAAGTGTTGGTCAATTTAGTGACGTGCTTCAAGGCCTCAACGTCAACGTAAACTTCAACTTGCCCTTCTACCGTGACCGAGCTATATCTACCATTACGAGGAAGTCTGGGAGGAACCTACAGCCACTCTCAGCCATATCTAGAGCTGTCAAACTTCAATCGAATTGCTGGTCCTTGGCATTGATCCTGATTCGTCCTTCCCACGAGTCCACGACCAATGCGTCACGTGTGAGAAAATAGACGACGGTTTCACGGACTCGCAACTTAAGCGTCGAGAGATTCAAATATTTAAACATCGATCTTCTCACTCGACCCcattttcctctttctcattGACCACCTTATATTCAAGACTCAATACTACTTAACCTTACTTGCATTGTTACCATGGACCTAGGGCTTGAAGGTGTTCATGTACTAATCACCGGTTGGCCTCTATTTTTAAGACAATACCGTTTCTTTGTCACTGAATTGACATTTTAGGGGCTAGCGGAGGTATAGGCTTAGAGACTGCGGAATTGTTCTACGGTATCTACGAATTACATTCTCGTGATACAAATACACCAACTCACAGATAATCCTAGAACAAGGAGCCATCGTCACGGCTCACTATAACAGCAATTTCAAGCCCCTCGAGTCATTTGTCGACTCACGGAGTCAAGCTATTAAGGCTGACCTaacaaaggaagaagaggttaTCGAGCTCTTCAAGTCTGCGACATATACCTACGGCCCTATTCAAATCCTAGTCATCAATCATGCTATCAGTGTCGTTGAGGATGCCGATGTGTGGGAGATGTCCTATGACCGATGGAAGCACACCATCGACACCAACTTGAATTCATCTTTCCTTGTTGCGAGGGAATACATGAGACAGCTCAAAACTATGGCTCCTGATCTGAAGGAGGAGGCGTGCATCATCTTAATTGGTAGTACAGCTGGGAAATATGGTTAGCAATACGTTTTTACTGCCCAATTTTTCCAAGTTTAATTACATTTTAACTCACTTTGGTTTTGAATAGGCGAAGCTGGGCACGCTGATTACGCTGCTTCCAAAAGCGGTAATAATTGCATCCTTCAAAACGCGTTAAACGTATTCACGAATGTGCAGCAATGATGTATGGTCTAACAATGTCGCTGAAAAATGAGATTGTCAAAATCGCGCCCAAAGGGCGAGTCAACTGCATAGGACCTGGCTGGGTCAGGACGGTAAGTTCGTGCTTTTTCAATGCATCATCTTTACAAACCGACTATTCTATGCAGGCCATGGCGACTGACTCATTAAAAAATCCTCATGTCGCATATGCCGCACTTGCTACGTGAGTGCTTCACATCTTATGTCTGACTTCAACTTTTTTGATGCGTCGTGCACCAGAACACCTTTAAAAAAGATCGCTGAACCAAACGACATCGCAAATCAAATTCTGATATTGTCATCGAACAAAATCTCAGGGCACGTAACTGGTCAAGTCCTCATGATTGAAGGTGGTATGGAAGGTAATtaagattttttttcttattctGTGGAGAAGCcaaattgatttttttttgcaaggtCGGCTTCTCAACAAACCAGAAGATGTCGGTATCACTTTTTAGCAAATCAAAACAGGCACTGTAGCTAAGTACTGTTAAGCGTATCTGATTGCTCTGCCCGCCTGATTGACAAGATTTTCATCCTGTCCACAATAATGTATTTAATGGGTATCAACAAGCTACGAATTTGGCTAACGTGAGTAGGACAAATCGATGGTATGTATccgcaaaaaaaaagcaaaacgaaaacaaaaaagccAAAGGCGGGCAACGAACAAAATATCTGATATACACGCCGCTTCTGCAgctcaaaaatcaaaaaaaaaaagtgaccTGTGATTTTCCGAATGTTGACTTCCTCGTTCAAATTGGCACTGTGCCTCTCAGTCTGATATCTCGGCTGCTAGCGCCAATGGAAACGCCGATCTTGCCTGCAGGTTTCGCCCATCCCTGGCGCTCAACGTCCCATATTGATAGGTCGTATCGTGAGAGTGTAATGGTAACGGTGGTCTTCTGCCCAGGGGAAACTTCAACGTTCGTGAACCCTCTCAAGACAGAAGGCGGCTCTCCTGACGATGAAGGGAAGTTAATGTATAACTGAGGAATCTATTCAATAAAAATCGTCAGTACATTGAAGCAATGTTATCTCATAAACAGGGACGAACATCTCCACCGAAGACAGATCCCGTGTTCTTGACTTGGAATTTAGCCTGGTATGCTGGTCGATGTAACCTGTGAACAGTTCAGTCTAGTACCAACCGAAAATTAAGTGAACCATAGCTTACCATAGAGCCCTTGAAGAACCTTCACCGATCAGTGTGGCATTGCCGTTCTCCCAGGCTTTGATCAAAGGCTGGTCTGCTGGAGTCGCTTCGGCTGCAATTTTGGATACGCTAAGACCACTATAAGCGAATGTCGTATAACTCAATCCAAATCCGAATTCGAATCGAGGAGTAATGTTGAACTACAGAAAAGGTGCTTAGCATTGATTTTTTAATCTGTAAAATTAGGCTCACCGAATCAAAGTGTCGGTAATCAATGTTCAACCTGCATCGCAAAATTAAATAAATATTATACTAGAAAAGCGGGTCTCGCAATGGAAAAAACTTACCCTTCTGTGTATGGGATTGCGAGAACATCACGATTATTGCCACCAAGATTAACCTGGGCAGGATAGTCGGAGACGCTCTTGGCAATAGTGTAAGGCAACCTTCCAGACGGATTCCAAGCACCGTAGAGCACGTCTACGAGGGCGTTGCCGACTTCAGTTCCTGGAAGTCCTGCCCATACCACAGCAGTCACGTTAGGGTGCTCAATCCATGGCTCGAGGATGAGAGGCCCAACGCTGTTCACGATGAcgatggtgttgttgttCTGAGCGGCTACTGCCTGAACCAAGGCATCACCTCCGTGCCAAGCTGTCAGGTTTTTACTACCATGGGGTCAATTTTCGACATCGTCTTGGGAAGATCTGAAGATACTGACCGGTCACCTTCATTTCCGTCAACAGTGATGTAGTCTTCTCCACTGTCAGAAACGAGGAAAACAAGAGCAGTCGTTCTCTTCTTCGCCATATTTCCAGCGCGAGGGAGGTTGAAGTCATCGAAGAACCAAGAAATACTGGAGTGGAACTCCCGGGCTTTCGATTGGATTGCATCGAGAGGCTAATAATAATGGGGTAAGAATTTCAAGTACATAAATGTAAAAAAGGCGACGTACGGTAACAAGGTACGTGAAATTGGCAGTTCCTGAACCCCAGCCCATGGCAAGGACACCATCAGAACCTCCCTTTACAATACAAAATCAGCATAATTGTTCTCGCTAAAGTATAAACATTCGCATACCTGATCAGAAAATTCATTCGGACCTGCCTTTCCAGGGCCAGCACCGCTGCCAACCAGCACGATGCTTCTGTCCTTCTTACCAAGAGGTAGCGCGCCTCTCTCATTCTTGAGCAACACTGCGCTGGCAGCGCCAATCTCTCTGACAATTTTATCGTGGTCATCCTGAACATCAATGCGTTCATTGGTTGCATCGTCGTCTGGGTTGAATGCGTTAAAGTTTGTCGCTGGGTATGATGGCTGGTCTTGTTTGAGGAGGTACCAGGACGCGAGGATACGCGTGGCCATATCGTCGACGCGGCTTTCAGGGATGGTTCCGTTGTTGACATAGTCCGTCAGATTGGGACCGAAGTACGAGGTCTCAGAGTTGAATGTGATATCTCCCGGCATTGTCATCTTTTGTTACGTTAGTTTGATACTGGAAGTAAAGTGATAAGTTGGGGAGATTGAAACTCACATCCAGACCAGTTATGGCGGATATCGTGGTGTGTTGACTAGAATGAATAGAGTTATAGTTTAGCATTGCATTTTAATACATGTAGAGAAGCCACAATCAGTACTTACGCAGACCAATCGGACATAACAACTATACAAAACTGTTAGAAGCGGCATTCTTTATCGTGAAAAGAAACAGGATCCTTACATCCTTGAAATCCGAACTCCCGTTTCAGTATGTCGTTCAGGACCTTATCGTTCTCGCAAGCATAGGTACCGTTGAGAAGATCTAAAACCAGGCAAATTCAGCACGAAATAGCAGGAAATAAGCGGAAAATTACACACTGTAGCTGCACATCACACTGCTAACACCAGCCATCACACTTCTTAAGAATGGATGAGCATAAATTTCATGCATTGTCCTATCGTCAATATCAGAGCTCGATATGGTCCTGAAATGTTCCTGTTCGCTGTACAAGAAGACCGTTTAGCAATTCTTATCTTTCTAAAAACAGTGCCATGGCAGGCCTccgaccaaaaaaaaagaggtaATACTTACTTTCCAATGAAGTGTTTCGCGCACGCCTGAACACCTCCCTGTTGCATACCCAAAATGGTTTCGAATGCCGCTTCACCAGTCAGGAACGGGTCTGCTCCAAACCCTTCCCAATTTCGGCCTCCTTCGGCTAAACGTCCCATGTTCATCATGGGCCCTAATGCGATGTTGACTCCCTTTCCCTTGTGTTCCTGGCCCATGGCCAACCCACGCGCGCGAATTATCCGGCGATTGAAGCTACaaatttttacatttttaGAATTCTAATTTTCCTGTCCAAATATGAGGGGAAAGTTTAACGTACGTA
This genomic interval carries:
- a CDS encoding 3-oxoacyl-[acyl-carrier-protein] reductase FabG produces the protein MDLGLEGVHVLITGASGGIGLETAELFYEQGAIVTAHYNSNFKPLESFVDSRSQAIKADLTKEEEVIELFKSATYTYGPIQILVINHAISVVEDADVWEMSYDRWKHTIDTNLNSSFLVAREYMRQLKTMAPDLKEEACIILIGSTAGKYGEAGHADYAASKSAMMYGLTMSLKNEIVKIAPKGRVNCIGPGWVRTAMATDSLKNPHVAYAALATTPLKKIAEPNDIANQILILSSNKISGHVTGQVLMIEGGMEGRLLNKPEDVGITF
- a CDS encoding putative beta-glucosidase L yields the protein MRATSTAFWRCALLLPYVWAQDSAHPSSASVALSSISVLIPTVSSALSTAPLSSTTPDISASISSFFSSASLPVTSELVPPSSISSAISASSAAATPQVTEPRSIPPITSYTFSPFPVPSDVPLPPVYPSVDPSNPPDVEDSLTVIPDFGPAWKAAYAKAKAKVAGFTLEEKVNVTTGVGWQGGRCVGNIAAIEPARGRGWPGLCLEDSPLGVRFGDFVTAFPAGINAAATFNRRIIRARGLAMGQEHKGKGVNIALGPMMNMGRLAEGGRNWEGFGADPFLTGEAAFETILGMQQGGVQACAKHFIGNEQEHFRTISSSDIDDRTMHEIYAHPFLRSVMAGVSSVMCSYNLLNGTYACENDKVLNDILKREFGFQGFVMSDWSAQHTTISAITGLDMTMPGDITFNSETSYFGPNLTDYVNNGTIPESRVDDMATRILASWYLLKQDQPSYPATNFNAFNPDDDATNERIDVQDDHDKIVREIGAASAVLLKNERGALPLGKKDRSIVLVGSGAGPGKAGPNEFSDQGGSDGVLAMGWGSGTANFTYLVTPLDAIQSKAREFHSSISWFFDDFNLPRAGNMAKKRTTALVFLVSDSGEDYITVDGNEGDRKNLTAWHGGDALVQAVAAQNNNTIVIVNSVGPLILEPWIEHPNVTAVVWAGLPGTEVGNALVDVLYGAWNPSGRLPYTIAKSVSDYPAQVNLGGNNRDVLAIPYTEGLNIDYRHFDSFNITPRFEFGFGLSYTTFAYSGLSVSKIAAEATPADQPLIKAWENGNATLIGEGSSRALWLHRPAYQAKFQVKNTGSVFGGDIPQLYINFPSSSGEPPSVLRGFTNVEVSPGQKTTVTITLSRYDLSIWDVERQGWAKPAGKIGVSIGASSRDIRLRGTVPI